The proteins below come from a single Mesobacillus jeotgali genomic window:
- the disA gene encoding DNA integrity scanning diadenylate cyclase DisA, with translation MEHKELEEKELGEILQFISPGTPLRDGIDNVLRAKTGGLIVFGYNEKVKNLVDGGFEINCRFSPSYLYELAKMDGAIILNETGSKILFANAQLAPDTGVPSTETGMRHRTAERVARQTRALVIAISQRRNVITLYQGNLRYALKEIGVILTKANQAIQTLEKYKVVLEQSITNLGILEFEDLVTYNDLLQVIHRFEMVLRIKTELFTYLSELGQEGRLIRLQMQELLFEMEREALLVIKDYSAEPEVKADVVMARFQELSKAGVIEDSTILKLLGHQGYVHMDEFICPRGYRMLNKIPRLPMIITENLIKRFGKFTNMIAASVEELDDVEGIGEVRARKIKEGFKLIRDQLMADRQM, from the coding sequence TTGGAACATAAAGAGCTAGAGGAAAAAGAGTTGGGTGAAATCCTTCAATTCATCTCTCCAGGTACACCTCTAAGGGATGGTATCGATAATGTGCTCCGGGCCAAGACAGGCGGATTGATTGTGTTTGGATACAATGAAAAAGTTAAAAACCTGGTTGATGGCGGCTTTGAAATCAATTGCCGGTTCAGTCCCAGCTACCTTTATGAACTGGCGAAGATGGATGGCGCAATTATTCTAAATGAGACTGGCAGCAAGATCCTATTCGCCAACGCCCAGTTAGCGCCGGATACGGGAGTACCCTCGACTGAGACAGGGATGAGGCACAGGACAGCGGAGCGTGTGGCAAGGCAAACAAGAGCACTTGTCATCGCAATATCCCAGCGAAGGAATGTCATTACTCTGTACCAGGGAAACCTTCGCTATGCATTGAAGGAAATCGGCGTCATCTTAACAAAGGCGAACCAGGCCATCCAGACGCTGGAAAAGTATAAAGTCGTGCTTGAACAAAGCATTACCAATCTGGGAATTCTCGAATTTGAGGATCTTGTCACCTATAATGATTTGCTGCAGGTGATCCATCGTTTTGAGATGGTGCTTAGGATCAAGACGGAGCTTTTTACTTATTTAAGTGAACTTGGGCAGGAAGGCCGGCTGATCCGCCTGCAAATGCAGGAGCTTTTATTTGAAATGGAAAGAGAAGCACTGCTTGTCATCAAAGATTATTCAGCAGAACCGGAAGTGAAGGCAGATGTTGTGATGGCCCGTTTCCAGGAGCTTTCAAAGGCAGGAGTCATTGAAGACTCTACCATCCTCAAGCTTCTTGGTCATCAGGGATACGTGCATATGGATGAATTCATCTGTCCTAGAGGGTACCGAATGCTGAATAAGATTCCGCGGCTGCCGATGATCATTACTGAGAATTTGATCAAACGTTTCGGCAAATTTACCAATATGATTGCTGCTTCCGTTGAAGAATTGGATGATGTAGAGGGCATCGGCGAAGTAAGAGCCCGGAAAATCAAAGAAGGCTTTAAACTCATCAGGGACCAGCTGATGGCGGACCGCCAAATGTAA
- a CDS encoding PIN/TRAM domain-containing protein gives MLRRIIQACFLIIGGTLGIFLIPDLLALMNAGDMTLINNPYVTAVLGALIFYLLTFWAVDPVTNFVKWAEESLIKAPITDVLFGSVGLFFGLLVAFLVGFALNAIQVPVVNTVAPTLLTLLFGYLGFQVGFKKRDELLGLFSRSKKKGTEEEVEKESRAREWKILDTSVIIDGRVADICQTGFLEGTIVIPQFVLEELQHIADSSDVLKRNRGRRGLDILNRIQKELKIKVEIYEGDFDDIQEVDSKLVKLAKLTNGVVVTNDFNLNKVCELQKVAVLNINDLANAVKPVVLPGEELSIQVIKDGKEHNQGIAYLDDGTMIVVEEGRDYIGKRIDVLVTSVLQTSAGRMIFAKPKQLEKSIIS, from the coding sequence ATGTTAAGACGTATCATTCAAGCCTGCTTCCTGATCATTGGGGGAACGCTTGGTATATTCTTAATTCCTGATTTATTAGCATTAATGAACGCGGGAGACATGACTCTCATCAATAATCCTTATGTTACTGCTGTTTTAGGCGCACTTATTTTTTATCTTCTTACTTTTTGGGCCGTTGATCCTGTGACTAATTTTGTGAAGTGGGCTGAAGAGTCGCTGATCAAGGCACCAATAACGGATGTCTTGTTCGGAAGTGTAGGCCTTTTCTTTGGGTTGCTCGTGGCATTTTTAGTAGGATTTGCTCTTAATGCAATCCAGGTTCCTGTTGTGAATACAGTGGCACCGACACTACTGACACTTTTATTTGGTTATCTTGGATTCCAGGTCGGATTCAAAAAGCGAGATGAACTGCTTGGCTTATTTTCAAGGTCAAAGAAAAAGGGCACTGAAGAAGAAGTGGAAAAAGAAAGCCGTGCAAGAGAGTGGAAGATTCTCGACACAAGCGTGATTATTGATGGCAGAGTTGCGGATATCTGCCAGACAGGGTTTCTTGAGGGCACAATTGTCATACCACAGTTTGTCCTGGAAGAGTTACAGCATATCGCTGATTCATCCGATGTGTTGAAGCGCAATCGCGGGCGCCGCGGATTGGACATCCTTAACCGTATTCAAAAGGAACTTAAGATTAAGGTTGAGATTTATGAAGGTGATTTTGACGATATCCAGGAAGTCGACAGCAAGCTTGTAAAGCTGGCAAAGCTGACAAATGGGGTTGTCGTCACGAATGATTTTAACTTGAACAAAGTATGTGAATTGCAAAAGGTTGCCGTGCTGAATATCAATGATCTGGCCAATGCAGTAAAACCAGTTGTCCTTCCTGGAGAAGAGTTGAGCATCCAGGTCATCAAGGATGGCAAGGAACATAATCAAGGCATTGCGTACCTGGATGACGGCACCATGATCGTGGTCGAAGAAGGCCGCGATTATATCGGAAAGCGTATCGATGTTCTTGTGACAAGTGTGCTGCAAACATCTGCTGGCAGGATGATTTTCGCAAAGCCGAAGCAGTTGGAAAAAAGTATAATCAGTTGA
- the ispD gene encoding 2-C-methyl-D-erythritol 4-phosphate cytidylyltransferase: MPYQVIIPAAGQGKRMGAGKNKLLLTLDGVPILIHTLRVFEADAECSGIILAISPSDEQQFKSLLKEYGIHKVSSLVAGGKERQDSVYNGLRTVHSLDGIVLVHDAARPFIKTEIIHKLVEAASKDGGAIVAVPVKDTIKKAENSMVSETVERSSLWAVQTPQAFRASVLLEAHNKAIREQFIGTDESSLVERIPHRVSIIEGDYDNIKLTTPEDLYFAQAILRKRKESSV, translated from the coding sequence ATGCCTTATCAGGTTATAATTCCGGCTGCAGGCCAGGGAAAGAGGATGGGAGCAGGGAAAAATAAGCTGCTGCTTACTTTGGATGGTGTCCCAATCCTGATCCATACATTAAGGGTGTTTGAAGCAGATGCTGAATGCTCCGGCATCATTCTTGCCATCAGCCCGAGTGATGAGCAACAGTTCAAGTCTTTATTGAAAGAGTATGGTATACATAAGGTATCTTCACTGGTTGCTGGAGGAAAGGAACGCCAGGACAGTGTGTATAACGGGCTGAGGACGGTCCATTCCCTGGATGGGATCGTGCTCGTCCATGACGCAGCCCGCCCATTCATAAAAACAGAAATAATTCACAAACTTGTGGAGGCCGCAAGCAAGGATGGCGGGGCAATCGTGGCTGTTCCTGTTAAAGATACCATCAAGAAAGCGGAGAACAGCATGGTATCCGAAACAGTTGAACGTTCAAGCTTGTGGGCAGTCCAGACCCCCCAGGCATTCCGAGCATCCGTATTGCTTGAGGCGCATAACAAGGCAATAAGAGAGCAATTCATCGGTACAGATGAATCAAGCCTTGTCGAACGGATTCCGCATCGTGTCAGCATCATCGAAGGGGACTATGATAATATTAAGCTGACAACACCAGAAGATTTATATTTTGCACAAGCGATCCTGCGCAAGCGAAAAGAATCGAGTGTTTGA
- the ispF gene encoding 2-C-methyl-D-erythritol 2,4-cyclodiphosphate synthase has product MFRIGQGFDVHQLTEGRPLIIGGITIPYEKGLLGHSDADVLLHTVADACLGAIGEGDIGRHFPDTDPEFKDADSAKLLEHVWKIVKGKGYELVNIDCTIIAQQPKMAPHIEAMRERIAGLLEGTPDQVNVKATTTEKLGFPGRGEGIAAQAVVLLKETQK; this is encoded by the coding sequence ATGTTTCGTATAGGACAAGGTTTTGATGTACATCAATTGACGGAGGGCAGGCCGCTGATCATTGGCGGAATCACGATTCCATATGAAAAAGGGCTTCTTGGCCACTCGGACGCTGATGTGCTTTTACATACAGTGGCTGATGCATGTCTTGGGGCAATCGGCGAAGGGGACATCGGCAGACATTTCCCGGACACTGATCCTGAATTCAAGGACGCTGATTCAGCCAAATTGCTTGAACATGTTTGGAAGATTGTTAAAGGTAAAGGGTACGAGCTTGTAAACATAGACTGTACGATCATCGCGCAGCAGCCTAAAATGGCACCGCATATCGAAGCGATGCGCGAAAGGATTGCAGGATTATTGGAAGGCACCCCTGACCAGGTGAATGTCAAGGCGACGACGACAGAAAAGCTCGGTTTCCCGGGACGGGGAGAAGGCATCGCCGCACAGGCGGTCGTTTTATTAAAAGAAACTCAGAAATAA
- the gltX gene encoding glutamate--tRNA ligase, translating to MSSDIRVRYAPSPTGHLHIGNARTALFNYLFARNRGGKFIIRIEDTDKKRNIEGGEQSQLKYLKWLGIDWDESVDVGGEFGPYRQSERNHIYEQYNQELLEKGHAYKCYCTEEELEAEREEQAARNETPHYSGRCRNLTAEQKEQFEKEGRQPSLRFKVPAGKILKFDDMVKGDVSFESDGMGDFVIVKKDGTPTYNYAVVVDDHLMKISHVLRGDDHISNTPKQLVIYEALGWEPPVFGHMTLIVNESRKKLSKRDESIIQFIEQYEELGYLPEALFNFITLLGWSPAGEEEIYSKNEFIEIFDPARLSKSPALFDQQKLAWMNNQYMKKADLDRVVELALPHLVKAGKVSENRTEEEDAWVRGLISLYHDKMSFGAEIVEMSDLFFRDEVNYDEDAKEVLAGEQVPEVLNAFLAEIEKLEEFKADSIKAAVKAVQKGTGHKGQKLFMPVRAAATGQTHGPDLMLAMELIGKEKVKERVQKLLG from the coding sequence ATGTCATCAGATATCCGGGTGCGTTACGCGCCGAGCCCGACTGGACATTTACATATCGGGAATGCCCGTACAGCCCTATTCAACTATCTATTCGCACGAAACAGAGGCGGAAAGTTCATCATCCGCATCGAAGATACAGATAAAAAACGCAATATCGAAGGCGGGGAACAAAGCCAGCTGAAGTATCTTAAATGGCTTGGAATCGACTGGGATGAGAGCGTCGATGTTGGCGGCGAATTTGGACCTTACCGCCAATCTGAGCGAAACCATATTTATGAGCAATACAATCAGGAGCTTCTGGAAAAAGGCCATGCCTATAAGTGCTACTGCACAGAGGAAGAGCTGGAAGCTGAGCGCGAGGAGCAGGCTGCACGCAACGAGACTCCTCATTATTCAGGACGCTGCCGCAACCTTACAGCTGAACAGAAGGAACAGTTTGAAAAAGAAGGACGCCAGCCGAGCCTTCGCTTCAAGGTGCCTGCAGGAAAGATCCTCAAGTTCGATGATATGGTAAAAGGCGACGTCAGCTTTGAATCAGACGGGATGGGTGACTTTGTTATCGTCAAGAAAGATGGCACACCAACCTATAACTATGCGGTTGTCGTCGATGACCATTTGATGAAGATTTCCCACGTTCTTCGCGGTGATGACCATATTTCCAATACGCCGAAGCAGCTTGTGATTTATGAAGCGCTTGGCTGGGAGCCTCCGGTGTTTGGCCATATGACATTAATCGTCAACGAAAGCCGCAAGAAGCTGAGCAAGCGTGACGAATCGATCATCCAGTTTATCGAGCAGTATGAAGAGCTCGGTTATCTGCCAGAAGCATTGTTCAACTTTATCACGCTGCTTGGATGGTCTCCAGCAGGTGAAGAGGAGATTTACTCAAAGAACGAATTCATTGAAATTTTCGATCCGGCAAGACTTTCAAAATCTCCTGCGCTATTTGACCAGCAGAAGCTTGCATGGATGAACAACCAATATATGAAAAAGGCTGATCTGGACCGTGTTGTCGAGCTGGCGCTGCCACACCTTGTCAAGGCTGGAAAAGTCAGTGAGAACCGTACAGAGGAAGAAGATGCCTGGGTTCGCGGCCTTATTTCCCTGTATCATGATAAGATGAGCTTCGGAGCGGAAATCGTCGAGATGTCTGATTTATTCTTCCGCGATGAGGTAAACTATGATGAAGATGCAAAAGAGGTTCTTGCAGGCGAGCAGGTTCCAGAAGTGCTGAATGCATTCCTTGCAGAGATCGAAAAGCTTGAAGAGTTCAAGGCGGATTCAATCAAGGCAGCGGTCAAAGCAGTACAAAAAGGAACAGGCCATAAAGGGCAGAAGCTTTTCATGCCAGTCCGCGCAGCTGCGACAGGCCAGACACATGGTCCGGACCTGATGCTTGCAATGGAACTGATCGGCAAAGAAAAAGTAAAGGAAAGAGTCCAGAAGCTTTTGGGCTAA
- the cysE gene encoding serine O-acetyltransferase encodes MFKMMKEDIDVVFDQDPSARSVLEVVLTYAGLHAIWSHRLAHAFYKRKFYFIARAISQISRFFTGVEIHPGAKIGRRFFIDHGMGVVIGETCEIGDNVTVFQGVTLGGTGKEKGKRHPTVNDNALIATGAKVLGSITIGENSKVGAGSVVLKDVPPNSTVVGIPGKIVIQDGVRVKKDFNHRDLPDPVGDRCKEIEMQLVKLKKELDLVRLQEELEAAKQGRGMENGN; translated from the coding sequence ATGTTTAAGATGATGAAGGAAGACATAGATGTTGTTTTTGATCAGGATCCTTCTGCCAGGAGTGTGCTGGAAGTGGTTTTGACATACGCAGGCCTGCATGCGATATGGTCCCATCGTTTGGCGCATGCTTTCTATAAGCGGAAGTTTTACTTTATCGCAAGGGCCATTTCGCAGATCAGCCGTTTTTTCACGGGGGTAGAAATCCATCCGGGAGCTAAGATTGGCAGACGTTTTTTCATCGACCATGGGATGGGGGTCGTCATTGGTGAAACGTGTGAGATCGGAGATAATGTGACCGTATTCCAGGGAGTGACCCTGGGCGGTACTGGCAAGGAAAAGGGCAAACGCCATCCGACTGTTAATGACAATGCTCTGATTGCGACCGGCGCGAAGGTTTTAGGTTCGATTACGATTGGGGAGAATTCTAAAGTGGGTGCTGGATCCGTTGTCCTGAAGGATGTGCCGCCGAACTCCACAGTTGTGGGCATTCCCGGCAAAATCGTCATCCAGGACGGCGTCAGGGTCAAAAAGGATTTCAATCATCGCGATTTGCCGGATCCGGTAGGGGATCGATGCAAGGAAATCGAGATGCAATTGGTTAAATTGAAAAAAGAACTTGATTTAGTCAGATTACAAGAAGAACTGGAAGCTGCGAAGCAAGGAAGGGGCATGGAAAATGGCAATTAA
- the cysS gene encoding cysteine--tRNA ligase: protein MAIKIYNTLTRNKEEFIPLEEGKVKMYVCGPTVYNYIHIGNARPAIVFDTVRRYLEFRGYDVQYVSNFTDVDDKLIKAANELGEDVPTIAQRFIDAYFEDVHALGCKKADAHPRVTETMDLIIDFISALIEKGFAYESGGDVYYRTREFKEYGKLSHQSIEELKVGARIQVGEKKQDALDFVLWKSAKEGEISWDSPWGKGRPGWHIECSAMAREYLGDTIDIHAGGQDLAFPHHENEIAQSEALTGKTFARYWMHNGYINIDNEKMSKSLGNFVTVHDIIKQVDPQILRFFMISVHYRNPINYSQELLEKTQAAFERLKTSYQNLKHRMGASANLTDNNQEWLGKIAGLREQFINDMDDDFNTANGVSTLFELSKLSNLYLMEKNTSEEVIQAFMNEFETLFDVLGLSLKDEELLDEEIEALIEKRTQARKERNFQLADEIRDQLKEMNIIIEDTPQGIRWKRG, encoded by the coding sequence ATGGCAATTAAAATTTATAATACACTCACTCGAAACAAGGAAGAGTTTATCCCTTTAGAAGAGGGAAAAGTGAAAATGTATGTATGCGGTCCTACCGTCTATAATTATATTCACATTGGAAATGCCCGCCCGGCTATCGTTTTCGATACGGTCCGCCGCTATCTTGAGTTCCGCGGCTATGATGTACAATATGTTTCGAACTTTACCGATGTCGACGACAAACTGATCAAAGCAGCGAATGAACTTGGAGAAGACGTACCGACAATCGCTCAACGATTCATCGACGCTTATTTCGAGGATGTCCACGCATTGGGCTGCAAGAAAGCCGATGCACATCCACGGGTAACGGAAACGATGGATTTGATTATCGACTTTATCAGCGCGTTGATTGAAAAAGGCTTTGCCTATGAATCAGGCGGAGACGTGTACTACCGCACGAGGGAATTTAAAGAATACGGCAAGCTTTCACATCAATCCATTGAAGAGCTAAAGGTTGGAGCGAGGATCCAGGTTGGGGAAAAGAAACAGGATGCGCTTGACTTTGTGCTTTGGAAATCGGCTAAAGAAGGTGAGATTTCCTGGGATAGTCCTTGGGGCAAAGGCCGTCCAGGCTGGCATATTGAGTGCTCGGCGATGGCCCGCGAATACCTTGGAGATACGATCGATATCCATGCAGGAGGCCAGGATCTGGCATTCCCGCACCATGAAAATGAAATCGCCCAGTCAGAGGCATTAACAGGAAAGACGTTTGCCCGCTACTGGATGCATAATGGATATATCAATATTGATAATGAAAAGATGTCTAAGTCACTTGGCAATTTCGTGACGGTTCATGACATCATTAAGCAGGTTGATCCACAGATTTTAAGATTTTTCATGATTTCTGTCCATTACCGGAATCCAATCAACTACAGCCAGGAGCTGCTTGAAAAGACACAGGCCGCTTTCGAACGCCTGAAGACATCTTACCAAAATCTGAAGCACCGTATGGGAGCGAGCGCGAATCTTACCGATAACAACCAAGAATGGTTGGGTAAAATCGCCGGTCTTCGCGAGCAGTTCATCAATGATATGGATGATGACTTCAATACCGCAAACGGCGTATCAACCTTGTTTGAACTTTCTAAGCTTTCTAATCTGTACTTGATGGAGAAAAATACTTCCGAGGAAGTCATCCAAGCATTCATGAATGAATTCGAAACCTTGTTTGATGTACTTGGCCTGTCACTGAAGGATGAAGAGCTGCTTGATGAGGAGATCGAGGCGCTGATTGAAAAAAGAACACAGGCCCGCAAGGAAAGGAACTTCCAGCTTGCCGATGAAATCCGTGACCAGTTAAAGGAAATGAACATCATCATCGAGGACACTCCTCAGGGCATCAGATGGAAAAGAGGCTAA
- a CDS encoding Mini-ribonuclease 3: MLHYEQKIDEKQLNSLALAYMGDAVYELYVRHHLLQSGKVRPNKLHKEATAYVSAKSQAKYLHKLMEMDMLSEAEITIVKRGRNAKSGSVPKNTDVQTYRYSTAFEALIGYLYLAGNEKRIEELITTVFALAEE; encoded by the coding sequence ATGCTGCATTACGAACAAAAAATAGATGAAAAACAATTGAATAGCCTTGCGCTTGCTTATATGGGTGATGCCGTTTATGAACTGTATGTCCGGCATCACCTGCTGCAAAGCGGCAAGGTCCGGCCAAACAAGCTGCATAAAGAAGCAACTGCTTATGTGTCGGCGAAGTCGCAAGCGAAATACCTTCATAAGCTGATGGAGATGGACATGCTATCCGAAGCGGAGATCACGATTGTAAAAAGGGGCCGGAATGCGAAGTCAGGATCTGTCCCGAAAAACACCGATGTTCAAACATACCGTTACAGCACAGCCTTTGAGGCACTGATCGGTTATTTGTATCTGGCAGGTAATGAGAAACGGATAGAGGAACTGATTACCACAGTATTTGCACTTGCTGAAGAATAG
- the rlmB gene encoding 23S rRNA (guanosine(2251)-2'-O)-methyltransferase RlmB, with protein sequence MIGKNPVIEALKSERDINKILIAEGSQSGQMQQVIGMAKEANVIVQFVPKKKIDQLADGNHQGVIAQVAAYEYAEIDDLFALAEKKNEAPFFLLLDEIEDPHNLGSIMRTADASGAHGIIIPKRRAVGLTATVAKLSTGAIEYIPVARVTNMAQTIDELKERGVWIAGTDASAKQDFRQIDGTLPLGLVIGSEGKGMGRLIRDKCDFLLSLPMVGHVTSLNASVAAALLMYEVHRKRQPLGE encoded by the coding sequence ATCATCGGTAAAAATCCGGTAATCGAAGCGTTAAAATCAGAACGTGACATCAACAAAATCCTGATTGCTGAAGGCTCCCAGAGCGGACAGATGCAGCAGGTAATCGGAATGGCGAAGGAAGCCAATGTCATCGTCCAATTCGTCCCCAAAAAGAAAATCGATCAGCTGGCCGATGGCAACCACCAGGGTGTCATCGCACAGGTTGCAGCCTATGAATATGCGGAGATCGATGATTTGTTTGCTTTAGCAGAAAAGAAGAACGAGGCTCCTTTCTTCTTGCTTCTCGATGAAATTGAGGATCCCCACAATCTTGGCTCCATCATGAGGACAGCTGATGCATCAGGTGCGCACGGGATCATCATTCCCAAGCGGAGAGCGGTTGGGCTGACCGCGACAGTGGCAAAATTATCGACAGGCGCAATCGAATATATTCCGGTTGCGAGAGTCACGAATATGGCTCAGACCATCGATGAATTGAAAGAACGCGGTGTCTGGATAGCAGGCACGGATGCTTCGGCAAAGCAGGATTTCCGTCAAATTGATGGAACATTGCCTCTTGGCCTGGTGATCGGCAGCGAGGGTAAAGGTATGGGAAGGCTGATTAGGGACAAGTGTGATTTTCTTTTAAGTCTTCCAATGGTTGGACATGTCACTTCCTTGAATGCATCAGTGGCTGCGGCCCTCTTGATGTATGAAGTTCACCGCAAACGACAACCGCTAGGGGAATAG
- a CDS encoding NYN domain-containing protein has product MDILLVDGYNIIGAWPELVSLKKRELSAARDRLVEIMAEYQAYTGYRVIIVFDAHFVSGTQKKYKNYKVEVIFTKENETADERIERLAIELSNRKTQIHVATSDYTEQWAIFGQGALRKSARELLNETNLISKKIEKSVKVIQEKKPSAKIPLTKEVAEIFEKWRRGEQ; this is encoded by the coding sequence ATGGATATCCTGCTTGTTGACGGCTACAATATCATCGGCGCATGGCCGGAGCTGGTCAGCTTGAAGAAGAGAGAGCTCTCTGCCGCCAGGGACCGGCTGGTTGAAATCATGGCAGAGTACCAGGCGTATACCGGCTATCGCGTCATCATTGTTTTTGACGCCCATTTTGTATCAGGAACACAAAAGAAGTATAAGAACTACAAAGTGGAAGTAATTTTTACAAAAGAAAATGAAACGGCGGATGAACGGATTGAAAGGCTGGCGATCGAACTCAGCAACCGTAAAACGCAGATCCATGTAGCCACCTCAGACTATACTGAGCAATGGGCCATTTTTGGACAGGGAGCACTAAGGAAGTCAGCAAGGGAGCTGCTTAACGAAACAAATTTAATTAGTAAAAAAATAGAAAAAAGTGTGAAAGTGATCCAGGAAAAAAAGCCTAGTGCCAAGATTCCGCTTACAAAAGAAGTGGCAGAAATTTTTGAAAAATGGCGCAGAGGAGAGCAATGA
- the sigH gene encoding RNA polymerase sporulation sigma factor SigH, whose product MSADIGNRLNDSYLLLEDEEIVEAVHRGESDALDFLIHKYRNFVRAKARSYFLIGADKEDIVQEGMIGLYKAIRDFREDKLTSFKAFAELCITRQIITAIKTATRQKHIPLNSYVSLDKPIYDEESDRTLMDVLSGAKVMDPEELFINQEEFDQIEVKMSELLSDLERKVLALYLDGQSYQEISEELNRHVKSIDNALQRVKRKLERYLELRELSV is encoded by the coding sequence ATGAGTGCTGACATCGGGAATCGTTTAAATGACTCTTATTTATTGCTGGAAGATGAAGAAATTGTAGAAGCTGTACACAGAGGAGAAAGTGATGCACTTGATTTTCTGATTCACAAATACAGGAATTTTGTTCGGGCGAAAGCACGGTCATATTTCCTGATTGGAGCGGATAAAGAGGACATCGTGCAGGAAGGAATGATCGGCTTATATAAAGCGATCCGTGATTTCCGTGAGGACAAGCTGACATCATTCAAAGCATTTGCAGAACTGTGCATTACCCGTCAGATCATTACGGCCATCAAGACGGCCACAAGGCAAAAACACATCCCGCTTAACTCCTATGTTTCCCTGGACAAGCCGATTTATGATGAAGAATCGGACAGGACACTGATGGATGTTTTATCCGGAGCCAAAGTGATGGACCCCGAAGAATTATTTATTAATCAGGAAGAGTTTGACCAGATTGAAGTGAAAATGTCTGAGCTGCTGAGTGACCTTGAACGAAAAGTGCTCGCCTTATATTTGGACGGACAATCCTATCAGGAAATTTCGGAAGAGCTGAATCGCCATGTCAAGTCAATCGACAATGCACTTCAGCGCGTGAAGCGGAAACTTGAGAGGTATCTCGAGTTGAGAGAGCTGTCAGTGTAG
- the rpmG gene encoding 50S ribosomal protein L33, with the protein MNNKVTLACQECGSRNYSTPSNKQTQTERLELKKYCSNCGAHTVHKETK; encoded by the coding sequence ATGAACAACAAAGTGACTCTTGCTTGTCAGGAATGCGGTTCCCGCAATTATTCCACACCGAGCAACAAGCAAACGCAAACAGAACGGCTGGAGCTGAAAAAGTACTGCAGCAACTGCGGTGCCCATACAGTTCATAAGGAAACGAAATAA
- the secE gene encoding preprotein translocase subunit SecE: protein MQRITNFFSEVGREMRKVSWPRRKELTRYTITVLSTVAFAALFFAVLDLGISELIRVILE from the coding sequence ATGCAGCGCATCACTAATTTTTTCAGTGAAGTTGGACGTGAAATGAGGAAGGTCAGCTGGCCTAGACGCAAAGAACTGACTCGCTATACGATTACGGTTCTGTCTACAGTCGCTTTTGCTGCTCTATTCTTCGCAGTGTTAGACCTTGGTATTTCTGAATTGATTCGCGTAATTCTTGAATAA
- the nusG gene encoding transcription termination/antitermination protein NusG produces the protein MEKNWYVVHTYSGYENKVKTNLEKRVETMGMQDKIFRVIVPEEEETDFKNGKKKVVKRKTFPGYVLVELVMTDDSWYVVRNTPGVTGFVGSAGAGSKPTPLLPEEATFILKRMGMVEKKVDINFELGETVQVSEGPFANFTGTIEEIDKDKAKLKVLVNMFGRDTPVELEFSQIEKL, from the coding sequence ATGGAAAAGAATTGGTATGTAGTGCATACTTACTCAGGTTACGAGAACAAGGTAAAGACAAATCTTGAAAAGCGTGTTGAAACAATGGGCATGCAAGATAAGATTTTCCGGGTGATCGTACCTGAAGAAGAAGAAACAGATTTCAAAAATGGTAAAAAGAAAGTTGTTAAGAGAAAGACTTTCCCTGGTTATGTCCTGGTAGAATTGGTCATGACAGATGACTCCTGGTATGTTGTCCGCAACACTCCGGGTGTAACCGGATTCGTAGGATCTGCTGGTGCAGGTTCAAAACCAACTCCGTTATTGCCTGAAGAAGCAACATTCATCCTCAAGCGCATGGGTATGGTGGAGAAGAAGGTAGATATCAACTTCGAACTAGGTGAAACTGTCCAGGTCAGCGAAGGACCGTTCGCCAACTTCACAGGCACAATCGAAGAGATTGATAAAGACAAGGCGAAGCTTAAAGTTCTTGTCAATATGTTCGGCCGCGATACTCCGGTTGAACTTGAATTTTCGCAGATTGAAAAATTATAA